A DNA window from Camelina sativa cultivar DH55 chromosome 17, Cs, whole genome shotgun sequence contains the following coding sequences:
- the LOC104756016 gene encoding uncharacterized protein LOC104756016, whose amino-acid sequence MMEEGPPAPKILRMVWFVGAGFLCTFAINKWREMERNAILKQEEEQKNQQQGGVGLLHQPPTDSIHKAMK is encoded by the exons ATGATGGAGGAAGGTCCACCAGCTCCGAAGATCCTTCGAATGGTCTGGTTCGTCGGCGCCGGAT TTCTATGTACTTTCGCGATCAATAAATGGCGTGAGATGGAGAGAAACGCGATTCTGAAGCAGGAGGAGGAGcaaaagaatcaacaacaaggtGGTGTAGGTTTATTGCATCAACCGCCTACGGATTCGATTCACAAAGCTATGAAATGA